The Desulfuromonas versatilis genome has a segment encoding these proteins:
- the dapB gene encoding 4-hydroxy-tetrahydrodipicolinate reductase, with translation MIRVAVTGAAGRMGGRIVTAIKEADGLELAGAVERPGHDMIGQDAGLIAGCGASGVKISGSLEEALANADVLIDFTFPEVTLKNLEVCARLGKQVVIGSTGFTPAQRAEAEKAAAKIPVVLAPNMSVGVNACFKLLKEAAGILGEGFDVEIVELHHNKKKDSPSGTAVRMGEVVAEALGRDYNKVANFHREGMCGERTKEEIGMQTVRGGDIVGEHTVYFIGMGERIEISHRAMSRDMFARGAVRAAGWLKGKAAGMYDMQDVLGLK, from the coding sequence ATGATCAGAGTTGCCGTCACCGGCGCCGCCGGGCGGATGGGCGGGCGCATCGTCACCGCCATCAAGGAGGCCGATGGCCTGGAGCTGGCTGGCGCCGTCGAGCGCCCCGGCCATGACATGATCGGCCAGGACGCCGGGCTCATCGCCGGCTGCGGCGCTTCCGGAGTCAAGATCTCCGGCAGCCTCGAGGAGGCCCTGGCCAACGCCGACGTGCTCATCGACTTCACCTTCCCCGAGGTCACCCTGAAAAACCTCGAGGTCTGCGCCCGGCTGGGCAAGCAGGTGGTGATCGGCTCCACCGGCTTCACCCCCGCCCAGCGCGCCGAGGCCGAAAAGGCCGCTGCCAAGATCCCGGTGGTGCTGGCCCCCAACATGAGCGTCGGCGTCAACGCCTGCTTCAAGCTGCTCAAGGAGGCCGCGGGCATCCTCGGCGAAGGCTTCGACGTCGAAATCGTCGAACTGCACCACAACAAGAAAAAAGATTCCCCCTCGGGCACCGCCGTGCGCATGGGCGAGGTGGTCGCCGAAGCCCTGGGGCGCGACTACAACAAGGTCGCCAACTTCCACCGCGAGGGGATGTGCGGCGAGCGCACCAAGGAAGAGATCGGCATGCAGACCGTGCGCGGCGGCGACATCGTCGGCGAGCACACCGTCTACTTCATCGGCATGGGCGAGCGCATCGAAATTTCCCACCGCGCCATGAGCCGCGACATGTTCGCCCGCGGCGCCGTGCGCGCCGCCGGCTGGCTCAAGGGCAAAGCGGCGGGGATGTACGACATGCAGGATGTGCTGGGGCTGAAATAA
- the dapA gene encoding 4-hydroxy-tetrahydrodipicolinate synthase — protein MFTGSMVAIITPFDSQGRFDEERYRQLIEFQLENGTDVIVPCGTTGESATLSYEEHDRVIQVCIEQVNKRVPVIAGTGSNATAEAIELSQHAKEMGADGVLLVSPYYNKPSQEGLYQHYKAIAEAVAIPQVLYNVPGRTGMNMEAKTTIRLAEFANIVAIKEASGNLTQASEILAQAGDKIDVLSGDDFLTLPLMACGAKGVISVTANIMPKQVKAMVAAVDKGDWVTARKLHLQLLEMHNTMFIESNPVPVKTAAALMGKCGEQVRLPLVAMQPANLEKLKAVLKKYELI, from the coding sequence ATGTTCACAGGTTCCATGGTCGCCATCATCACCCCTTTCGACAGCCAGGGGCGGTTCGATGAGGAGCGCTACCGGCAGCTGATCGAGTTCCAGCTCGAAAACGGCACCGACGTCATTGTCCCCTGCGGCACCACCGGCGAGTCGGCCACCCTCAGCTACGAGGAGCACGACCGGGTCATCCAGGTCTGCATCGAGCAGGTCAACAAGCGTGTGCCGGTCATCGCCGGCACCGGCTCCAACGCCACCGCCGAGGCCATCGAGCTGAGCCAGCACGCCAAGGAGATGGGCGCCGACGGCGTCCTGCTGGTCTCCCCCTACTACAACAAGCCTTCCCAGGAAGGGCTCTACCAGCACTACAAGGCGATCGCCGAGGCCGTCGCCATCCCCCAGGTGCTCTACAACGTGCCCGGGCGCACCGGCATGAACATGGAGGCCAAGACCACCATCCGCCTGGCCGAATTCGCCAACATCGTCGCTATCAAGGAGGCCTCGGGCAACCTCACCCAGGCCAGCGAAATCCTGGCCCAGGCCGGCGACAAGATCGACGTGCTCTCCGGCGACGACTTTCTCACCCTGCCGCTGATGGCCTGCGGCGCCAAGGGGGTGATCTCGGTCACCGCCAACATCATGCCCAAGCAGGTCAAGGCCATGGTGGCCGCCGTTGACAAGGGGGACTGGGTCACCGCCCGCAAGCTGCACCTGCAGCTGCTCGAGATGCACAACACCATGTTCATCGAGTCCAACCCGGTGCCGGTGAAGACCGCCGCCGCGCTGATGGGCAAATGCGGCGAGCAGGTTCGCCTGCCGCTGGTGGCCATGCAGCCGGCCAACCTGGAGAAGCTCAAGGCCGTGCTGAAGAAGTACGAACTGATCTAA